From Hydra vulgaris chromosome 15, alternate assembly HydraT2T_AEP, one genomic window encodes:
- the LOC136091383 gene encoding stimulator of interferon genes protein-like — translation MVDSDFEQNNGFGHIFNKRRGRELYIMLYLMCFLVVVYCLNMFFFPRSFKEDSMLILMVISSIIIGEFLRRICFFSEEIFHIKERYNGSIILAFKNCITVASYSGVICFILALSFSVTLYQSILGDKKILSFTVYVTYMICSSIVMHLLKLKEPSIIEYSHLNEVENKHLAAGLAWGYYFGYLKEQLPKLKMLVDGAVAPNSMIEGDNACKYLKPIMYIVIPKDCNCTANLACSDDIKFHRNCLEDIRSTGGVQERSYKNSVYSIKPREPQKPQKYVIMEYATPLNNLYKMSKHREANFNDEDLEREVILFYKKLKSILNDDPNCKGRYKLILLSSASQNNIADVLYSEIIDEEKIFNNNV, via the exons atggttgattctgattttgaacaaaataatgGTTTCGGACATATTTTCAATAAACGTAGAGGCAGAGAATTATacataatgttatatttaatgtgttttttggttgttgtttattgtttaaacatgttttttttcccGAGATCTTTTAAAGAAGATTCAATGCTAATACTAATGGTGATTTCCTCAATAATTATTGGAGAATTTTTGAGAagaatttgctttttttctgaggaaatatttcatattaaagagaGATATAATGGTTCAATCATATTAGCTTTCAAAAATTGTATAACTGTGGCAAGTTATTCTGGt gttatttgttttatcttaGCTTTGTCATTTTCAGTAACTCTTTACCAATCGATCTTGGGAGATAAAAAAATCCTTTCATTTACAGTATATGTAACGTATATGATTTGTAGCTCAATTGTTATGCATTTGCTAAAGTTAAAAGAACCTTCTATTATAGAGTATTCTCATTTGAATGAAgttgaaaataaacatttagcTGCAGGTTTAGCATGGGGTTATTACTTTGgttatttaaaagaacaacttcctaagttaaaaatgttagtaGATGGAGCAGTAGCACCAAATTCTATGATTGAAGGAGATAATGCTTGTAAGTATTTAAAACCGATTATGTATATCGTTATTCCGAAAGATTGTAATTGTACAGCAAACTTGGCATGCAGTGATGATATAAAGTTTCATCGTAACTGTCTTGAGGACATTAGAAGTACTGGTGGAGTACAGGAGAGATCTTACAAAAACAGTGTTTACTCCATTAAACCACGTGAACCACAAAAACCccaaaaatatgttattatggAGTATGCAACTCCTCTTAACAACTTGTATAAAATGTCAAAACATAGAGAAGCAAATTTTAATGATGAAGATCTTGAACGTGAAGtgattttgttttacaaaaagctTAAGTCTATTTTGAATGATGACCCAAATTGTAAAGGAcgttataaactaattttattgtcAAGTGCTTCACAAAATAATATTGCGGATGTTTTGTATAGCGAAATAattgatgaagaaaaaatttttaataataatgtatgA
- the LOC136091936 gene encoding E3 SUMO-protein ligase KIAA1586-like, producing the protein MAEEAKKETLSNNILKSLTCEKIITANIFRTAYKIAKGNHSFNNFEMEIDLQEINGVEMGRTLHSTNACIHIINHIGNKMRKKIITEVIKSKSKISIIIDESTTISQKSTLIVYIQCCVKGSGMNSPINLFLDLVELESVTAKGLFDALRECLHSYGMKDEYLKHYLVSVACDGTAVILGCKSGVFKLITEKLLTVIVWYCANYRLDLSVGNTIREISSINRFKSFLDKLRRVSCFPKKNRRELRLCEELLDIQLLKIGRILNAR; encoded by the coding sequence ATGGCAGAAGAAGCTAAAAAAGAAACTCTgtcaaacaatattttaaaatctttaacgtGTGAGAAAATTATAACAGCAAACATTTTTCGAACTGCATATAAAATTGCAAAAGGAAACCATTCTTTTAACAACTTTGAAATGGAAATTGATCTTCAAGAAATTAATGGAGTTGAAATGGGTCGTACTCTTCATTCTACAAACGCATGCATTCATATTATCAATCATATAGGTAACAAaatgaggaaaaaaattattacagaaGTCATAAAGTCAAAGAGTAAGATTTCGATAATAATTGATGAATCAACCACTATAAGCCAAAAATCGACACTGATAGTGTACATTCAGTGCTGTGTAAAAGGCAGCGGAATGAATTCaccaatcaatttatttttggatttagtGGAGCTTGAAAGTGTTACGGCTAAAGGACTATTTGATGCTTTACGTGAATGTCTTCATTCTTATGGAATGAAAGATGAATATTTGAAACATTATTTAGTTTCTGTAGCATGTGATGGCACAGCAGTGATCTTGGGATGCAAAAGTGGCGTTTTCAAATTAATTACTGAAAAGTTACTTACTGTTATAGTTTGGTATTGTGCTAATTATAGACTGGATTTATCAGTAGGCAATACTATTAGGGAGATCTCAAGTATTAACAGATTCAAATCATTTCTTGATAAGCTACGTCGTGTATCATGCTTCCCCAAAAAAAATCGCAGAGAGTTACGTTTATGCGAAGAATTACTTGATATTCAGCTGCTGAAAATTGGTCGAATTTTAAATGCACGTTGA